GATAAAGTGGGGACCGGGGAGGGGCCCCTTTTTCCAGAGGTAGGAGAGCTGCTCCAAAAGAACCAAGAGGACAAGGCAGCAGAGGAGATAGGGGCCTGAGGCCGCCAAGGTTCGCCGGATTGTGTCCCCATCCACCTGAATAGCGTTCATCGCCTCGATCTCCTCCTCCCTCCTATTTTTCTATCCCCGATTTCTTCGAGTGAATTATACTGCTACGATATCGATCGGGCTTGTCGAGTCCTGCTATGGCTCACTGTTGACACTCTCTCGGTTTCCTCGCGGCGTTTCTATTGGTTTCGCTCCTGCTTCGCCAGCCTCTCCCTCGTCTTGGGAAAGGGAGAGCAAAGGGGAAGGAAACAGGAGGTGGTGGTGTTGGGAATGGCTTTTTGGTATCTCCGCGCGCTTTTCTACCGTCCCGATTCTAGAAGGGCATCGCGGTTGAATCCTTGCGCCTTCGCGTCCACCGTTGGATCACCCACGGCACAGCTCTCAAACCGCTCCCAAGTCCCAACTCCGTTACGCATCCGCCTCCACGGCTCTTAAAGCGGGCAGAAGATCGACGGTGAAGTCGTGCGAAGGAGGTGAATCTCCTTTCACGCGAAGGATATAACCGTGATCCTTCTAGAAGGAGAGTCTGTGAGTGATTATCACCAGCACATATTTGATTATCCCTATAATCACTTCCTAATTTAGTGATTATTAGTATAGTATGTTTTCTTGTCATGATTACCTCGTATTATTTCATTAATTAGGAATCTTATTTGGTTCTTTTGCCTTTTCCTTGCTTAGTAAGTTGAGAATATCTTCATAAATaatcattgcaatgcagccactCAATGGTTATGGTtgaacattcataaattttttagagatttttttctaatttttccaaCTTGTCTAAGGTTTTCATTTTGATTCAGCATCAATTGGTATGAAAGCTTTCAAACGATCTAATACGGTGAATGGTGGGGACGAGTCCAACCATCCTATCCACGATGATCATGGGGTGTAAGCCCTTTGAGCAATATTAGATGCTCAATATGGACGGTGCATCATGGACTGGAAAAGATTTGTGTGGGGCTCAATGGCAGTAGAAAGTGTAAAGGAGTGAATAACTATGCTAGAGATCTGGCTGGCAATCAGTCTGTCAGTCATTGCAATCCTGCAAATCAATATAGACAACCAACCTATGTTGATGATTAACAAATGATAAAGATGGAGGATATGCAGTATACTGAAGGGAAGCAAGACTTCATTTGGAGTTCAAAAACTATTGTCTGACTAATTGTTTGTATTGCTCTGTTCAGGGATACAAACAAGCCAAATGAAGTAGTAGGCTGTTCAGGCATGGTCTGTTTCTTAAAGGGGTGCTCAAATTGAGTTGAGTGTGATAATAAGTATTCAAGCTTGACATGTGTGTTTATTGGAAGAGCTTGTTATCGATTGAGTCCAAGCCTAGTTATTTTTGCAAGTCCAAAACATTCAAATTCAACTCATTTGTGAACTCAATTTTCAATAAAGTTGAGCTTGGCCGTTTTCCCAATCAAACAAGCTTGCCGAGGTTTGCTATTAACCTATGCTTAAGTTGCCATTTAGATAGTGCTTTTGTGACATTTAAATTTGCAATGCTAGGAAGCTACAATTAGTTTGCCCAAGGAGCAAGAGGATGTCATACTAATTGATACTTtctaaaatctaatataattttcttgccaaaaaaaaaaaaatctaatataattttataacacCTTTACTTGATGTCATTTGAGGCTATCAATATTGTTGGCATCAATAATAACATGGTTAAAATGTAAAAAGAGCTATAAAGTTAAGCTTCATTTGACATGTCTTGGCTTATCttgctctatttattttttatacttgaaaaataaattttaccttTTTCTAAATTTCAAACAAGAAATTTTGTATTACTTTGGCAAAATTCATGTGTTAGGAGCACCCAATGTTTAATTTTGGTTGCAATAAGATAACATGAGTATTAAAGATAGAACTTGAGCTAGACTATGGTGTAAACTGCACTTGGATATCTTTTATTTTCATTATCCTAAAGTTCATGCGTTTTGGAATTTAGCCACTCCCAGATAACCTTCCATGCCATTTTCACAATTGTAAAGTTCTGACTCATTAGACAAATAAGAGCTCAAGGTTTCTCTTTCAGTTTGTGACAATATTGTACCATCTTGATGCTATATAACCTGGTTCTTTGATGTAGCTGGATtttggtcaaatgttgacatgCAATAGAATAACGTGACAAAACAAAACTGCTGATGGACGATTCGACGTGCTACTGAGAAAAGAAAAGCTAATCAGCAGAATAGACTAGCTACCGAACAACAGCCCAGTAGCCCACGGCAACAAGGCGCGACTCCTCGAGAAGAACAAAAAAAGTCTCGAAGTATCTTCTCGTATTTTAAGGTGTCATCCGATTGATGAAGGCACCTACGTCTGATATGCAGACAGGGATGTTGCCTTATTTGGGATTATTGTACATGCGCATATGTTTCCAACGAATATATATGCATCCATGTGGTACTGTCAAGACAAAGCCCAATTGATCATTGGCCAGCCCAATGGCCTGTTCGTCAGTTTGAACAACAATGGAAACGtgccgtcaaaaaaaaaaaaaaaaggaaccacAATGGAAACATGTAAGATAAAAAGAAGTTGCAAATATGAAAAGCTCATCGACGAGCTGAACGACTTGTTAGTCTATTTGAACAACAATGGAAACATGTAATATAAGACAGAAGATACAAATATGAAGATGGAGGGACCAAAGAAAACAACTAGTTTATGTGACTTATACTACATCAAGATGCATTTCACGTATATCCATGTAGGTATagcatttatttataaattaatgctTAGGTGAAAATTATGAatgtcagttttttttttttttggtaaaatggtGCTTTTGGTACTGTTGGCTCCCGAAGCGGCACCTAGGTTGACAATTTTGAGATAGATTGACATCGCTGCCAAGTTGAATAAGGGAGAAGATCAAACTTATAAGATAAGTTCCTTATCAAAATAGTTTCTAGCAAAGGCCTTCGACGCTCAAGCCAGATATCAGAGAACAATGAGAAGGATAGAGTGGGAGGGGCTTGAGACGGAGATCATTTGGCTGTTCCTACAAAGGATAATAATTGTAGTTGAGGAAATCACACAACTCTTTCATATCCGATTGAAGTGAGCTGGTTTGTGATGTTTCATTGGTGTTCGGTGGATATGATAACAACCCAACATATAATTACAGTCAAGAATTACGGTTTGGTGTGATACAATTCCATTTTGTCCTGAGCTCAGATAAGTAGTTTGGTGACCAATCAAGATATTATATACATCAAACACAAGGTAAACCATTACCTCATATCAAGTTTGAAGTATAATCCTCAGTCGAAGAGGAACTGCCAAAGCCAACTCTAAGATGATGGAGCCTAAATGGTTTGCCGCATAGGAAATAAaattcttcttgatttttttgataGTTCAATTTACATGCTATTAGACTACACAATAAGAGAGTATTCCTCTTTAAAGTAGGTTTAGGTTGTATCTTTTACATGAAAAAATGGCtgatctttttttatgatatcaacTATTAGATGATGCATTGTATGATTGTCAAAACACTCCAAATAttcttttttattcatctacattgATCTTATACAAGCTATTGTAAAAAAATGATATCTTTAGTGTCACATCAGTtacgagtcaaaaaaaaaaaatgatttatatgaattagaatattttttttctcacacgaggtgtttttaaaaaataaaattttgaagttttaaatatctaaattttattaaagTTCAAAGTTCAAAAATAATGAGAGCCAAAATGGCCAATTTTTGTTTCTTGGCTTGTGAAGCACAACTTCCAAATGCGTTGAATTTAGCCCACTCCAAGTGGCAGGCGTGCGTGATGCCATGCCTGAGTGAATACCGCTCCTAGGTTACGTGTGCAGTCTTTTTTCCTCTATATTCCTACAAAGGTAGCCGGGATTAGCAAATCAGAATTCTAGTGTTTCCGAGTTCTGGAATACCACTCCCGAATCCGCCCAAACACAAATATTCCCACTAGGTGGTCGTATTTTACGGTCACTAACGTTCAGACATTTTGGCGAACGTAGTCCGGATCCCGGACCGAAGTTTTCCCAGAAAAAATTTCATCTTGCTACGGACTCCAATCGCTTCTGCTGCTGCTGCTTCCCTCGTTCCAAAGACCACCGCTTTCAGCGACACAGGTGCATCAAATTATCTTTACTTGCTGGGATGGGCAGCCGCTGTACGTTTCGCCATTGCACGATGGTTGCTCGATGAAATGCAGAGCCCAAAATTGATTTCCTGGACGAGCACCATAGCCTCACTCATCCGAAGTGGACATGCTGAGCTCGGCTTGCGAGAGTTTTTCCTCATGTGCAATTCAGGGCTGAGGCCAAATGAGTTCGGCTTCTCACTGGCTCTCAAGGCATCCCGCGTCGCTGGCGAACTCACCTGCGGAAAGCTCCTTCATGGCTGCACCATTAAATCTGGTTTTGAATGCAATGCCTTCTGTAGCACGTCGGTTCTTGACATGCACATCAAGTGTGGGAATATGAAAGATGCTTGCAGTTTCTTTGAGACAGCCCCATATAAATGCCAAGCTCTGTGGAATACAATGATTGATGGGTATGCTCGGATCTCAGGTGCGAAAGAGGCTGTTGAGTTGTTCCATCAGATGCGGGTCTCTTCCAACGTACCAAACAGTTATACTTACACCATTCTTATTAAGTTATGGGCAGGCATTGGTGATATCGACATATTAAGGTTTTTCCATGGAAGGACCATCAAGGCTGGTTTTGATGAAGATAATTTTGTTGGTGGTGCTCTTGTTGACTCCTATGCTAAATGGGGAGAACTGACTGATGCCTGCAGAGCATTCTGGAGCATAGATGAATGTGATCATGTTGTGTGGAGTGCACTGTTAGCTGGTCTTTGCCACAATGGTGACACCAAACAGGGCCTCGATTTGTATCTTAAATTTGTCTCAGAAGGTCGCAGGCTCGACCCATTTTTGTTTGCTAGCGTGTTTAATCTGTGCTCTGATTTGGAGACTCCGTTACTTGGTTTGCAGGTGCATGCTTGCTTAGCAAAGTCTGGATTTGTGGTGGACTCATTCATCGGAAGTGCTCTCATTGACATGTATTTTATCTTTGGAATGGTCACTGATGCATACAGAACTTTCCTTGACACCATAGACAAGAATGAGATGATATTCAGTGCAATGATTCATGGTTCCCTCTGCAACTCAGACCACAGAAGTGCTGTAGAATTTATATCTCAGATGAGGAAGCTAAAACTAGTGCCAGATTATTGCACATTAAACTGCATGCTCAGAGCCTATTCTAGTCCAGAAATGTTGGAAGAAGGCAGGGTAATTCATGGCCAAGTGATAAAATCCATAGCAGAATATGATCTATTTACTGGGAATACTCTTATAGAGATGTATTCTAAATGCAGAGCCATTGATGAAGCTGTTAAGGTTTTCATGGTAATCAACATGTGCAATGAGTTCTCGTGGACTGCACTGATAACCGGATACATTGAATCAGagaggtgtgaggaagccttggtAATGTTTCACAGGATGCACTCTTTGGGGTCCGTCCAACCAAGCGAGTATACTCTTGTTGCAGTTCTCCGGGCTACTGCAAAACTTCCAGAGTTTTGCAAAGGAAAACAGGTTCATGGCTACATTATAAAACTGGGATTCCATTCTCATGCCTACATTGAAGCTGCACTCATAAGCATGTATGCAAAGTGTGGTTGCATGGATGAAGCATACCAAATATTTTCAAGCATGTCACAAAGGGATCCTGTGTCATGGAGCACCATGATGGCAGCGTATGTCCAGCATGGGCATTGCGAAAAAGTGCTGAAGCTCTTCTTGGAACATCAAGATGGGTTTATCACTGTTGATGAGTTCATCGTGTCCAGCTGCCTCTCAGCTTGTTCTAGCTTGACAGCAGTGGAGATGGGCAGATGTCTCCATGTCATTAGTATCAAAACTGGATTGGAGTCCAATTTGCATGTTGTGGGTGCCATTGTTGACATGTATTGCAGATGTGGATTCATCGATGATGGACAGAAATTTTTTGATAAGGCAAAGGAACGCAATGTAAAATCTTATACAGCACTGATTTCTGGTTATGCTCATCATGGTCTTGGTCAAGAAGCCCTTCACTTGTTCCATGAGATGCTGAGTGCTGGAGTGAAACCTGACGGTGTTACATACGTTGGGGTTCTTTCAGCATGTAGCCACTTTGGATTGGTTAAGGAAGGATGGCATTATTTTGAGTCTATGTGGCAGGATCATAGGTTGGAGAGAACAATTAACCACTATGCATGCATGGTTGATCTTCTTGGTAGAGAAGGAAGTGTGAAGGAAGCTGAGGAGTTGATAAACATGGCACCATTTAAATCAAAGACCTTGTTGTGGAGAACGCTGCTGGGTGCTTGCAGCAAGCATGGAAATATTGAGGTTGGGAACAGGATTGCTGAAAAGCTCATTGAATTAGAACCGGACGAACCTTCAACTTATGTATTGTTATCAAATATTTATGCATCAGCCTCCATGTGGGATCGTTCTATTGAGCTGCAAAACAAAATTAAAGAGGGAGGTATGAAAAAATCACCTGGACATAGTTGGATAGAAGTGGCAAAACGATTACCTAGTCAATTTTTTACCGCCATGTAGCCATGTTTGCAATTCATGTTGATAATAATTATTAGCCCAATTCAATTTTCTGGGTGTACCTTAAGCCTGTGCttgattactaatttttttattgaaaaatatttctcaGTTACTACTTGTCTCTGCTGTAAGCTTTCCAATCCCTCCCCAAGATTATTCATTGACGGTTGCCTCTCCTCTAGTGTATATTTTACAAATACACGCTTTTCAACTAACCTAAAACTGCTTTTGTTAAAACTGTCACTGTCGAAAAGGTAAGTGTAAATAAGAACCTGACGAGAACCATTTGAAACAGTGACCTACCTCTCTTTGTAAGTGCTCTGAGATTACTGTTGCGGCCTCTTCTCATGTGATCACGGATGATTTGTCAGGCCACAGCGTACATTGATGCTGGAGGAGTTGTTGAGCAACCCAGGGAACCGCCCTAGGGCCTCGAAGTTGGGTGATAGGCCAAAATTGAGCCGGAGGAAGGTGGTGCAAGGGCACATAGTTTGGATCTCGCTGGAGCTATCACCGGAGGAGGTGAATAAACTGATCAGATAGTTTTCGGAGGTGATCGAGCTCCCAAAGCATGTTCTGAGGAAGAATTCGGAGCGCTGGGTGGCTTTAGTGGTGGCAGCGAGAAGCCTTAGCTGGAGGGTGGCGACGGATCTGGTGGCTAAGGAGTTTCGGCTGCGGACGGGGCTGAAAGGGGAGGTGGTGGCTTACGAGCTGGAGAAGAACTTCTTGCTCTTCTGATTTAAGAAGGCCGAGGAGAGGGACTAGATCCTCCATCGGTCGTGGGTTGTCATTGGGCAAGTGCTAGTGGTGGAGTTGTGACAGTCGAAGTTTTTTTCGACAGAGGGAGCTATCAGATCAGccttgatttgaatctaattgctGCGGCTCCCGGTGGAATTCTAGAGGGAGACAGTGATTCAGAAAGTAGGAGCTGTCCTTGGTGGATGAATGCACGATGGAGTAGAGGTGCCTTGGTTCGCCCGTGCATGCGTGAAGATCGACCTCTCCCGACCATTAAGGCCGAGGGTGCTAATCAAAAGTCCGGATGGCCCCTTCTGGTAGAGGTTCGCCTACGAAAGTCTCGATAGCATTTGCCTCTAGTGCGGTTGTTTCCACTTGTCGGAGGAGGCATGCCGGGCCGGAGCAGGGGATGGAGACTTGGTGGCCAGTTTGTGCTCAGGAAATATCATCTCAGCTAAAGGGGAGAACCTGGGAGTGGCAATGGAGGGGCCGTGTCCGGGTTGTGGCTGGTGGCCGTCCGACAGTGGCGGCCTAGGATTGAAGATCCAGTGGACTTGAGGAAGAAGGGGGCTAAGTCGATTCGGCCATATGAGTCGTTGCAAAGGTAAGTCTACTCAGATCAGAGACAGCTTGTGGGCTCGAACCGGGCTAACTTGGCAGCTGGATTGATGGCTGAATTAAGCCAGCCAAGATTGCACGGCACAGATCTCCCATTAGACCCAGGCCCGAATCAACAGCTGGATGTGATGTTGGGGATGCGGAGATTGGTGCGAGGTGCTTCGTGGGCTTAAGCCTGGGTGCGGGCCGGCTTGCAAGTCGCTTCGACCTGCTAACTGAGCCCGAGCGTAGGCTGGTGCATGGTTGAGGTGCAGGCAGGGGCCTCCCTAATGGTGGGCCAGGGGTTTCATTGGGGGCGGGCTCAGCTCAGCCTAAGCGCGCTCGGCCCCCTAACTTTGATGCAGACTAGGCACCAATCAAACCCAATGGATGGGAGTTGAGGTTTGAGGGGCCCAGAAAAGGCTCTATAAGGAAGAATAAGGTCAAAGGCAAAGCCCTGACCTCTTCTAAGACTCGTGTGGAGTCGGCAGCTAGCATTGGTGGCCCTGGAGTTTTCATTTTCTCTGCTAGGACCTTAGGGAAGGAGGGGGAGGCATCGTTTCAAACAATGGAGATGGCTTTTAACTCAAGTGGCCTAACTGAGGTGGGGAAGACTAAGGAGGGGATGGAGTGTGGGATGGAGAGTAATCCTATGCCTCTCAAGGGAGAAGGCCTGATGCATATAGATGCATCGGTGGGGGACAGGATATTGTCCACGAGGATGCTATTACTAGACTAAGACAGACCATCAAGGAAGAGGGGGTGAGCCCATCATCAATGGACTTGACGATAGTCAGGATTATGGCAGATTTTCAGGCTAAGGGGGGCATTGGTGTGGATCCCCTTCCCTACGAGTCATCTCCATGGGGCTTCTGATCTGGAACACCCGGGGGTGGGGAAGCTCTCATTCTGATCGACCTTTGGCCGATTGATCTAGGAGCATGTCCCTGACGTTTGTGTCCTGCTTGAGACTTGACTCTCTAGGGTGAGTCTCATCCGGGTTAGACGACAGATTCTGATGTTGTGGAGTACCTACACAGTGGAATCTAGGGGCTTGTCGGGAGGAATCCTAGAGATGTGGTATCGCAGCTCGATTAAGATAGATGTCTTCCATAGATGCGAGCAGCAAGTGGCTCTAATCATCTCGAAGCATATTGGGGGACTTTGGCTTCTGTCTGGAGTATGCGCGAGCATCGAGTATAAGGAGCAGAAGGTGCTTTGGTCCAAAATCTCTATAATGGTGTCGCAGGACTTGCCTTCCCTCATCGCTGGGGATTTCAACTTTATTATAGGGTCTCATGAGAGGATGGGTGGTAGGCAATATGGGAACAACATTGACTATAGAGAGTTCGGAGAGTTCATCGGCAATGTGGGTCTGATTAATCTTGGCTACTCTGATCCCATATTCACCTGATACAACAACCGGTAAGAGATGACATGGGTTTGGAAGAGGATTGATCGGGTGCTTAGTACTGCTAAGTGGCTCCAATAGTGGCTCCAGTGGTTTCTAGGCACCAGGTTCAGCACCCCCGATGATTGTGTTGAATCATTTTCTGATTCTCATCACTACTAACGGCTTACGCTTGCTTAGGGGCTTGTTTAGGTTCGAGAAATTCTGGACCTTCTATCCGAGTTCGTAAGATCTTATTCGGGAGGTATGGAGATTACCAGTCCGTGGGGATACGAGGTACCGAGCCAAGCACAGACTCCTTTGGTGGAATTGGCTTGAGGTTGGTGATATCTTCAGACGAATCGAGAGGGTGGAGGCAGACATTATGGAGCTGCAATTGAGAGAGGATCGACctaaaatataaatctgatttatatacttatttatatccatactattaatattgatttttatttatttaaaataaatataaattttagcatCATATCAATATCCATATCTCTATCTATATTCATTGCCTAAAACAGAAATGAATATTGTTGTATTGATATCTGAAACCTAGTGTCCACATTTTAAAACCTAAGTTCAGAATAGACCTGAACTTCCATATCCATTATGCaaattggtaaaaaaaaaaaaagatcaaatgcCTTCCCCCGGATTGCCGAGAGGTCATGCAATGTCTAATTTAAGAGAATTTtgttcaaatctaatcaaatgggGAGCCACCAAAAGGGCTCTCCATATAAACATCTTAATTTTGGCCCACAATTTCTCAGCCGCGTTTCCTTGTCACTACCAATGAGGATGAAGATTCGCATGACACATTGGTAACAGCTCTTTAAAACATAGCTTTGTTAGAAAATTAAAATCGATCCAGACAAGCTGGTCTGGTTGGATTTTGTCCACCGAGCATAATTTTTTCAGGAAAATCACCTGTACAACCAGAGAGAGTAAAATATAGCATCATGCCACCATAAGCATGGCATTCACCTCAAACGGTCGCTTGAACCGAATCTTGCTGGTTCACACATGGACAAAAGAGGATGTAACTTTTATTACACAGTCCTGTTAAAATGCTGTAATGAGCCATTCAAAAAGCATATCATGACCTGTGATAATTGCATAATCATAAGTATTGTAATCAGACCATATGACGGACATCAATATGAGGAACAGTTTAATACTCCCAGGTTAGACATGTTATGCCCATGGACAAAATTCTCTTTCAACAAAATAAGGGAAATTCTTGTAAGGCACCAAAAGTCTAAAACTGTATGCCCCTATGCGCACACATGACATCATGCACGTATGCAAGAGAATTTTACATGGTAATAGCGATGACGACAAATCCAGCCTCTGTACTGAAATTTCTGTACATGTTAAAGCAACTGCACTGTCCTCATGACCATTATATAATGTCAATTATTTTAACAAATGCCGCTGCATAATGTTGACAACACATCAATAGGCCACATAGCCATCATAACTATACACAACACCATGATCCTCACAAAGCCAAAATGCAGCACGTTGTCATATATTGTCCCTTTTGGCATATCACCACCTCTCCAACTGGAAAAGTAGAAGGCAAATGGGTTGCTCTCGGTACCCAGTCAGATATCAACAGCAAGGGAAAAGTCAAAAGCGATCTGAACTTGCTTCCCTGAAAGCTTTCCTGCTGCAATAGCTGATCTGAACATGCAACAGCAAGCTACGGCTTGGCTTTTCCAGCCTGAAGAGTTTGAATCTTCTGTTGTAATTTTACAATCTGTGACAAAAATCAATAATTTACGTTCTTTTAGTGTACTGATCATGGATACAGGCACAGACGAAAATCTAAGGCTgccatttcttttttcttccattCATATTGGTCAGAAGTTTGGCATTCAGATACTGTTAAGGTAGGGCATCCAAAATTcgggaaaaatttaaaattaacccAAAGTTCAGTAAGAtttgaatcaaaaaaaataaaattaaaagaataCATAGTATCGTTGGTACAGTTATACATCAATTCATGCTAAAACAACAGTGGAGTCAAAAATTGCAAGAAACAGCAAGAGTACTATCTCCAACAACAGCATATAGAATAATTGATTTGTAATCCATCATCATTCCTTGGAGAAGTCAGTATATcacgagatatatttttttataattcaattaaatgaaaaataattcaaagaatCATTCAGCAATAGAAAATCCATGAATAATTAGAAATTTTCTCCAAACAATTTGGAGGTGGCATTGAGAGAGGAATTAGGATAAAAAGTTTACCATCATGCACTGTTCTCGAAATAATAGATAGAACTAAAAATAAGACAATATTACACCTGAATTtcttaaaaaatcttttttttttctttcataaataAGCAAGATTCTTTCAGGGCCCATGGTTCTTCAGCTTTTACCTATAAATATTCAGACTACCCATACCAAGGCAAACTTTTGCTTTATAAACATACAAAATCATCTCATTTAGTTAGATATTTTCATACATAAACACACAAAATCATCTGTTGGACATTTTAATACTATATAGGCACATATCCTTGTTAACCTTGAGGGATTTAATTTAACCTTCACAGCAAAAAGCTCTCCACTCATTTAAGCAAGAATTTCCAAAGAAGACATCAGAAGGTGCCTTCAAGAAACTAGAACAACACTTGAAGACCCAACAAAATGCTTTTCACAACCTTAACAAATTTAGACATATATGCTATATGGGCCTTAGACGTTACTTTGGACAAAATTCAGAAGCAGCAAGATTTCAAGGTTATACTCTCACCTGCTCAAAGATTAGCCTGTGATGCTGTGATTCCTAACAACCACTATCTTGAACATCATTGAACAAAATCTTTCAAACTTCCCTTCTCTACTTTGGACAAATTCAGAAGCAGCATGATTTCAAGGTCAAATACCCTCACCAGCTCAAAGATTAGTTTATGATGCTCTGACGCCTAACAGCCAAGATCTTAGATATCACTAAACAAATCATTCAAACTTTCTTACCGAAAGACAATAGGGCAATTAGTTCACTCATTCCATGAACCCCTACCTGAAAAAGGGCCTACCGAGAGGAAAAAGGGCTTCCAAGCTCCTTTTTCAACCCTCTTAATCTATATAAAAAGCCTGTGTGCTAAACTCCTTGTTTTCTTTCTGATAGATGCCAAGTATTCAAGTCAAGCAAGAAAACaagtgtatgcatgtgtgtgtatataaataatatatacacacacacacaccaccacacacacacacacacacacacacacacacacgcacgcacgcacatatATGTATGGATATATTTTGGCAGAATAGAGGAGTACGACCTTTCTTCTCAATATTTCTATTCATTTATATCTTGATATTTGAGCACCTCCCTTCATCATGGTGCATGCCTGGTGTTGTGCCTAGGTTCCAAGAGACCTTGGTGCCTTTGGCACCTTGCCTTTGACAACTTTGAGTTCTTTTATCCTATTACTTAGGACTAGGTTAATCTCCCATTGGACATGAGATTAGCAGTCTGAAGGCTACATAATTTATCATGCTTTGCAGGAAATCTGGCTTTAACTTTAGAACTCATAACTTCCACCCTAACTTATAGCGCACATCATGTGGTCAAATATTGCAGTGGAAAGGCCACTAACACTGACCAAACACTGAAGGTGTTTAATATTGGCAAAGCTAGCTGGAGTGAAACAATAATAAACTCCAACGAAAAGCATAATATCAGGCTGATTCAGATCACTTGCCAACCATGTAGAGATTCTATTGCTACACACAGAGGTAACTCATCCTGAACcattcttatagatccatttccATAACAGTCTGGACCACAAAACCTACATATAATGCTTCAAAACTTTCAATTGGCTGTA
The sequence above is a segment of the Elaeis guineensis isolate ETL-2024a chromosome 7, EG11, whole genome shotgun sequence genome. Coding sequences within it:
- the LOC105048161 gene encoding pentatricopeptide repeat-containing protein At2g33680-like isoform X1 — protein: MQSPKLISWTSTIASLIRSGHAELGLREFFLMCNSGLRPNEFGFSLALKASRVAGELTCGKLLHGCTIKSGFECNAFCSTSVLDMHIKCGNMKDACSFFETAPYKCQALWNTMIDGYARISGAKEAVELFHQMRVSSNVPNSYTYTILIKLWAGIGDIDILRFFHGRTIKAGFDEDNFVGGALVDSYAKWGELTDACRAFWSIDECDHVVWSALLAGLCHNGDTKQGLDLYLKFVSEGRRLDPFLFASVFNLCSDLETPLLGLQVHACLAKSGFVVDSFIGSALIDMYFIFGMVTDAYRTFLDTIDKNEMIFSAMIHGSLCNSDHRSAVEFISQMRKLKLVPDYCTLNCMLRAYSSPEMLEEGRVIHGQVIKSIAEYDLFTGNTLIEMYSKCRAIDEAVKVFMVINMCNEFSWTALITGYIESERCEEALVMFHRMHSLGSVQPSEYTLVAVLRATAKLPEFCKGKQVHGYIIKLGFHSHAYIEAALISMYAKCGCMDEAYQIFSSMSQRDPVSWSTMMAAYVQHGHCEKVLKLFLEHQDGFITVDEFIVSSCLSACSSLTAVEMGRCLHVISIKTGLESNLHVVGAIVDMYCRCGFIDDGQKFFDKAKERNVKSYTALISGYAHHGLGQEALHLFHEMLSAGVKPDGVTYVGVLSACSHFGLVKEGWHYFESMWQDHRLERTINHYACMVDLLGREGSVKEAEELINMAPFKSKTLLWRTLLGACSKHGNIEVGNRIAEKLIELEPDEPSTYVLLSNIYASASMWDRSIELQNKIKEGGMKKSPGHSWIEVAKRLPSQFFTAM
- the LOC105048161 gene encoding pentatricopeptide repeat-containing protein At2g33680-like isoform X2; the encoded protein is MQSPKLISWTSTIASLIRSGHAELGLREFFLMCNSGLRPNEFGFSLALKASRVAGELTCGKLLHGCTIKSGFECNAFCSTSVLDMHIKCGNMKDACSFFETAPYKCQALWNTMIDGYARISGAKEAVELFHQMRVSSNVPNSYTYTILIKLWAGIGDIDILRFFHGRTIKAGFDEDNFVGGALVDSYAKWGELTDACRAFWSIDECDHVVWSALLAGLCHNGDTKQGLDLYLKFVSEGRRLDPFLFASVFNLCSDLETPLLGLQVHACLAKSGFVVDSFIGSALIDMYFIFGMVTDAYRTFLDTIDKNEMIFSAMIHGSLCNSDHRSAVEFISQMRKLKLVPDYCTLNCMLRAYSSPEMLEEGRVIHGQVIKSIAEYDLFTGNTLIEMYSKCRAIDEAVKVFMVINMCNEFSWTALITGYIESERCEEALVMFHRMHSLGSVQPSEYTLVAVLRATAKLPEFCKGKQVHGYIIKLGFHSHAYIEAALISMYAKCGCMDEAYQIFSSMSQRDPVSWSTMMAAYVQHGHCEKVLKLFLEHQDGFITVDEFIVSSCLSACSSLTAVEMGRCLHVISIKTGLESNLHVVGAIVDMYCRCGFIDDGQKFFDKAKERNVKSYTALISGYAHHGLGQEALHLFHEMLSAGVKPDGVTYVGVLSACSHFGLVKEGWHYFESMWQDHRLERTINHYACMVDLLGREGSVKEAEELINMAPFKSKTLLWRTLLGACSKHGNIEVGNRIAEKLIELEPDEPSTYVLLSNIYASASMWDRSIELQNKIKEGGHSVH